In a genomic window of Hyphomonas sp.:
- a CDS encoding LptF/LptG family permease: protein MTKIQTYLFFEVLRAVVIIVGGLVMLALLAQGLSRTDVILENRQSAATYFYIVMLGAPQIIALLTPLALFVAGVWSLNRIHKDSEIVVAQAAGMTRWQVASPILRLAVFCMIAHLAVNLWVQPTAQRAMRETVASARADLAAALIRPGQFTSNGDRLTFYAREQVGGELRGVLISDMTDPENPTDILARSAALIEYEGHPTLLLRDATSQQLDSNSQLSILEFDQYLFDLTDFMKEDSDLVLKASDKYLHELFFVDRTNYFELKEADALLAEAHSRLTTPLLNIVMTLLAIVAVLGGDFSRKGYSKRIAWATGGAIGVLIVQLVLQSASANDPALNILQWLAPLSVAGTLSYIYFGRGRHLGKIERPQFDMFRPNGGAVS, encoded by the coding sequence ATGACCAAAATCCAGACATATCTGTTCTTTGAGGTCCTGCGGGCGGTGGTCATCATTGTCGGCGGTCTGGTCATGCTGGCTCTGCTGGCCCAGGGCCTGTCCAGGACCGACGTCATTCTCGAGAACCGCCAGTCCGCCGCGACCTATTTCTACATCGTCATGCTCGGCGCGCCGCAGATCATCGCCTTGCTGACCCCGCTGGCCCTGTTCGTGGCAGGCGTGTGGTCCTTGAACCGCATCCACAAGGACAGCGAGATCGTCGTCGCCCAGGCCGCCGGCATGACACGCTGGCAGGTCGCCTCTCCAATCCTGCGGCTGGCCGTGTTCTGCATGATTGCGCATCTGGCCGTGAATCTCTGGGTCCAGCCGACTGCCCAGCGGGCGATGCGCGAGACCGTTGCCTCCGCCCGGGCAGATCTGGCGGCCGCGCTCATCCGGCCGGGCCAGTTCACCTCGAATGGCGACCGGCTTACCTTCTACGCCCGGGAGCAGGTCGGCGGGGAGCTGCGCGGCGTGCTGATCTCCGACATGACCGATCCGGAAAACCCCACCGACATTCTGGCTCGCAGCGCCGCCCTGATCGAATATGAAGGTCACCCCACCTTGCTGCTGCGGGACGCGACAAGCCAGCAGCTCGATTCCAACAGCCAGTTGTCGATCCTCGAATTCGACCAGTACCTGTTCGATCTGACAGACTTCATGAAGGAAGATTCCGATCTCGTCCTGAAGGCGTCCGACAAATATCTCCACGAGCTATTTTTCGTGGACCGGACAAACTATTTCGAACTGAAGGAAGCCGACGCCCTGTTGGCCGAAGCGCACAGCCGGCTTACCACGCCGCTCCTGAACATCGTCATGACCCTGTTGGCCATTGTCGCCGTTCTGGGCGGGGATTTCAGCCGAAAGGGCTACAGCAAGCGGATCGCCTGGGCGACAGGCGGCGCCATCGGGGTCCTGATCGTGCAACTCGTCCTGCAATCGGCATCTGCCAATGATCCGGCCCTGAACATCCTGCAATGGCTCGCACCGCTGAGCGTAGCCGGCACACTCAGCTACATCTATTTCGGTCGCGGGCGCCATCTCGGGAAGATCGAACGGCCGCAATTCGACATGTTCCGGCCAAATGGAGGCGCGGTCAGCTGA
- the lptG gene encoding LPS export ABC transporter permease LptG: MPLFSRIQRYILRECLQGLALVLGILLLAILMIDVVEQLRTVGGDVRLSIFGALNLSLMKLPQIVEQTLPFALLIASMMAFTRLNRRSELSIIRASGISAWRFLTPVMVLGVALGLFTMMVLNPFAARLSESFEQTRDRLLNEGRPTLAVSDTGIWLRQGDETNQIVIHAERVAEGGVNLQDVKMIQEERLYADGRPTSDYAFARRIDAERAVLRDGFWQLEGVIENTPNQPPEFKDNLAIPTTLDASTLLDKFASPNTIGFWQLPHFVRQTQDAGLDASRYRMRLNSLMALPALFVAMALIGAVVCLRLQRMGGNSQLLAIGSLAAVGLYFFTQFSSSLGATGAAPPVVAAWSPPLFVLFCTLTFIAYREDG, translated from the coding sequence ATGCCCCTGTTCTCGCGCATCCAGAGATACATCCTCCGCGAATGCCTGCAGGGGCTCGCGCTGGTGCTCGGCATCCTGTTGCTGGCCATCCTGATGATCGACGTGGTGGAACAGCTGCGCACCGTGGGCGGCGATGTCCGGCTCAGCATTTTCGGCGCGCTGAACCTGTCGCTGATGAAACTGCCCCAGATCGTGGAGCAGACCCTGCCCTTCGCCCTGCTGATCGCCTCGATGATGGCGTTTACGCGGCTGAACCGCAGATCCGAACTCTCCATCATCCGCGCCAGCGGGATTTCCGCCTGGCGCTTTCTGACCCCCGTCATGGTGCTTGGCGTGGCGCTGGGCCTGTTCACCATGATGGTGCTGAACCCCTTTGCAGCGCGGCTTTCGGAATCTTTCGAGCAGACCCGCGACCGACTGCTGAATGAAGGGCGGCCCACGCTGGCGGTCTCCGATACGGGCATCTGGCTGCGCCAGGGCGACGAAACCAATCAGATCGTCATTCATGCCGAACGCGTTGCCGAGGGCGGGGTGAACCTTCAGGACGTGAAGATGATCCAGGAAGAGCGCCTCTATGCAGACGGCCGCCCGACCAGTGACTATGCGTTCGCCCGCCGGATCGATGCAGAGCGTGCAGTGCTGCGCGACGGCTTCTGGCAGCTTGAAGGCGTGATCGAGAACACGCCCAACCAGCCGCCCGAATTCAAGGACAATCTCGCCATTCCCACCACGCTGGACGCATCGACCCTGCTCGACAAGTTCGCTTCGCCGAACACGATCGGCTTCTGGCAATTGCCGCACTTCGTCCGCCAGACCCAGGATGCCGGCCTCGACGCATCGCGCTACCGGATGCGGCTCAATTCGCTGATGGCCCTACCGGCGCTGTTCGTGGCCATGGCGCTGATCGGCGCGGTTGTCTGCCTGCGACTCCAGCGCATGGGCGGCAATTCGCAGCTGCTCGCCATAGGGTCGCTGGCAGCTGTCGGGCTGTATTTCTTCACCCAGTTCTCCTCCAGCCTCGGCGCAACCGGCGCCGCGCCGCCTGTAGTCGCCGCATGGAGCCCGCCCCTTTTCGTGCTGTTCTGCACGCTTACCTTCATCGCCTACAGGGAAGACGGCTAA
- the topA gene encoding type I DNA topoisomerase, producing MKLVVVESPAKAKTINKYLGKDYKVLASYGHIRDLPSKNGSVDPDNDFDMVWEADSKSSKRISEIASALKEADKLILATDPDREGEAISWHLVEALRKRRALKKDTPVERVVFNAITKSAVSSAMEQPRQIDGELVDAYLARRALDYLVGFNLSPVLWRKLPGSRSAGRVQSVALRIVCDRENEIELFKPQEYWTITANMRAPDGTDFEARLYSLDGDTLKKFTLGNQGDADTALEVVRGGGYSVSSVEAKPVKRNPPPPFITSTLQQEASRKLGFTAKRTMQAAQKLYEEGRITYMRTDGVNMAEEAYAAARSMIQSNYGAQYLPEKTRRYSSKAKNAQEAHEAIRPTNFDLRPEDYHGDGDLKKLYTLVWRRAVASQMETARFERTTIDMTSKDKRAVLRATGQVLVFDGYIKLYLEGRDEGDDGDDDENRLPKMQEGQHADLLKADAAQHFTSPPPRYTEASLVKKLEELGIGRPSTYASTLSTLEDRGYVRLEKKQLIPEDKGRLVTAFLENFFQRYVEYDFTASLEEKLDIISDGKLDWKVFLREFWNQFVADIGETKDLRVSEVLDVLNEELGAYVFPRQDSDGNPVENPRLCPLCKEGELSIKLGRYGAFVGCSRHPECKFTRQFSADGEAAAAIDPDGNELGLHPETGQMIYLKTGRFGPYVEMATDDKPKRASLTKAEKENPQDITLDRAVELLLLPREVGKHPEDGEPILANFGRFGPYVQHGKTYANLKDPGDVFTIGLNHAVTLIADKRAKQTARSTVLKSLGDHPDGGAIEIFEGRYGPYAKHGKTNATLPKDVTPETVTLEQAIELINAKAAKGGKKKAPAKKKAPARKKAAAKKD from the coding sequence ATGAAACTTGTCGTCGTCGAGTCGCCCGCCAAGGCAAAAACCATCAACAAGTATCTGGGCAAGGACTACAAGGTCCTGGCCTCGTACGGGCACATTCGCGACCTGCCTTCCAAGAACGGATCGGTCGATCCCGACAATGATTTCGACATGGTCTGGGAAGCCGATTCCAAATCATCCAAGCGCATTTCCGAAATCGCTTCGGCGCTCAAGGAAGCCGACAAGCTCATTCTCGCAACCGACCCCGACCGCGAAGGGGAAGCCATCAGCTGGCACCTGGTCGAAGCCCTGCGCAAGCGCCGTGCCCTCAAGAAGGACACTCCGGTTGAGCGCGTCGTCTTCAATGCCATCACCAAGTCGGCGGTTTCTTCAGCGATGGAGCAGCCGCGCCAGATCGATGGCGAACTGGTGGACGCCTATCTCGCCCGCCGCGCACTGGATTATCTGGTCGGCTTCAACCTGTCGCCGGTCCTCTGGCGCAAGCTGCCCGGCAGCCGCTCTGCGGGCCGGGTCCAGTCCGTGGCCCTGCGAATCGTCTGCGACCGCGAGAACGAGATCGAGCTGTTCAAGCCGCAGGAATACTGGACCATCACCGCCAACATGCGGGCCCCGGACGGCACCGATTTTGAAGCCCGTCTCTACAGTCTCGATGGCGACACGCTTAAGAAATTCACGCTGGGCAATCAGGGGGATGCCGATACGGCTCTGGAAGTCGTGCGTGGCGGTGGCTATTCCGTCTCCTCGGTCGAGGCCAAGCCGGTCAAGCGCAACCCGCCTCCGCCCTTCATCACCTCAACCCTCCAACAGGAAGCCTCCCGCAAGCTGGGCTTTACCGCGAAGCGCACCATGCAGGCCGCCCAGAAACTGTATGAGGAAGGACGCATCACCTATATGCGGACCGACGGCGTGAACATGGCGGAAGAGGCCTATGCCGCCGCCCGCTCGATGATCCAGTCCAATTATGGTGCCCAGTACCTGCCGGAGAAGACCCGGCGCTATTCCTCCAAGGCGAAGAACGCCCAGGAAGCGCACGAAGCCATCCGCCCGACCAATTTCGATCTCCGTCCGGAAGACTATCATGGCGATGGAGACCTGAAGAAGCTGTACACGCTGGTCTGGCGGCGTGCGGTCGCTTCGCAGATGGAAACGGCGCGGTTCGAGCGTACCACAATCGACATGACCTCCAAGGACAAGCGGGCGGTCCTGCGTGCGACCGGCCAGGTCCTGGTGTTTGACGGCTATATCAAGCTGTACCTCGAGGGCCGCGACGAGGGCGATGACGGGGATGACGACGAGAACCGCCTGCCCAAGATGCAGGAAGGCCAGCATGCCGACCTGCTCAAGGCCGATGCCGCACAGCATTTCACCAGCCCGCCCCCGCGCTACACCGAAGCCTCGCTGGTCAAGAAGCTGGAAGAACTCGGCATCGGGCGCCCATCCACCTATGCGTCCACGCTCTCCACACTCGAGGACCGTGGCTATGTCCGGCTCGAGAAGAAGCAACTGATCCCGGAAGACAAGGGCCGCCTGGTGACGGCTTTTCTCGAAAACTTCTTCCAGCGCTATGTGGAATACGATTTCACGGCCAGTCTCGAGGAAAAGCTCGACATCATTTCCGATGGGAAGCTCGACTGGAAAGTCTTCTTGCGCGAATTCTGGAACCAGTTCGTTGCCGACATCGGTGAGACCAAGGATCTCCGCGTCTCCGAAGTGCTCGACGTGCTGAACGAGGAACTTGGCGCCTATGTCTTCCCGCGCCAGGATTCAGACGGGAACCCGGTTGAGAATCCGCGGCTGTGTCCGCTCTGCAAGGAAGGTGAACTGTCGATCAAGCTCGGCCGCTACGGCGCCTTTGTCGGATGCTCGCGCCACCCGGAATGCAAGTTCACACGTCAGTTCAGCGCCGATGGAGAGGCGGCGGCGGCCATCGATCCAGACGGCAATGAACTCGGCCTGCACCCGGAAACCGGTCAGATGATCTATCTCAAGACCGGCCGTTTTGGCCCCTATGTCGAGATGGCGACAGACGACAAGCCGAAGCGTGCGTCCCTGACCAAGGCCGAGAAGGAAAACCCGCAAGACATCACGCTGGACCGCGCCGTCGAATTGCTGCTTCTGCCGCGCGAAGTCGGCAAGCACCCGGAAGACGGCGAACCGATCCTGGCGAATTTCGGCCGGTTCGGTCCCTATGTTCAGCATGGCAAGACCTATGCGAACCTGAAGGATCCAGGTGACGTCTTCACCATTGGCCTCAACCATGCGGTCACCCTGATTGCCGACAAACGGGCCAAACAGACCGCCCGCAGCACGGTTCTCAAATCACTTGGCGACCATCCGGATGGCGGCGCGATCGAAATTTTCGAAGGCCGCTACGGCCCCTATGCGAAGCATGGCAAGACGAACGCAACGCTGCCCAAGGATGTGACGCCGGAGACCGTGACGCTGGAACAGGCGATTGAACTGATCAACGCCAAGGCGGCAAAAGGCGGCAAGAAGAAAGCCCCTGCCAAGAAGAAGGCGCCCGCCAGGAAAAAGGCCGCTGCCAAAAAGGACTAG
- a CDS encoding M23 family metallopeptidase — protein sequence MASLEKYVFLGAVTVAIILMARTPDTQPPARPGDLADTGLASDSPAANPSRHDVLPAVLTLTPAPRGHLDTLLACKGMAPSLGNNVDGDLRVTDYKPLVVAQGSVTLATAPVGGGCLSSIFGQRNGRLHKGVDFYHDAPVPIYAAAAGKIRRRLYREDYGNMVVIDHGAGVYTRYAHLEDFSDIRQGDQVVAGQMIGTMGNTAGYRLPRHLHYEVLTGQWGARSGSFALEPVDVLALPAAGDPAP from the coding sequence ATGGCCAGTCTCGAGAAATATGTCTTTCTGGGTGCGGTAACGGTCGCGATCATCCTGATGGCGCGGACGCCGGATACCCAGCCGCCCGCACGTCCAGGCGATCTGGCGGACACCGGGCTCGCCTCTGACTCTCCTGCGGCGAACCCGTCCCGTCATGACGTGCTTCCCGCAGTGCTCACCCTGACGCCCGCCCCGCGCGGCCATCTGGACACGCTGCTGGCCTGCAAGGGAATGGCGCCCAGTCTCGGCAACAATGTTGATGGCGACCTTCGGGTCACCGACTACAAGCCCCTGGTCGTGGCGCAAGGTTCTGTCACGCTCGCCACGGCGCCGGTCGGCGGCGGGTGCCTGTCTTCGATCTTCGGCCAGCGAAATGGCCGCCTCCACAAGGGCGTGGATTTCTATCATGACGCGCCGGTGCCGATCTATGCGGCGGCGGCCGGCAAGATCCGGCGCAGATTGTACCGGGAGGATTATGGCAACATGGTCGTCATCGATCATGGTGCCGGCGTCTATACCCGATACGCCCATCTCGAAGATTTCTCTGACATCCGGCAGGGCGATCAAGTGGTCGCGGGACAGATGATCGGCACGATGGGCAACACGGCCGGGTATCGCCTTCCACGTCACCTGCACTATGAGGTTCTGACCGGTCAGTGGGGCGCCCGGTCAGGCTCGTTCGCACTGGAGCCTGTGGACGTCCTGGCGCTGCCCGCAGCCGGGGACCCGGCGCCCTGA
- the rnr gene encoding ribonuclease R, producing MSFPDKQTVLDFIRDNPTATTKQDIARGLHVKGRERAVLREILKELEADGTLERTGKRAWAQADRPPPTGVVQFTHTDDNGDLIGKAVGDNGPFGPDIVYTGLSGKPKGKATEPGEGDRALCKIKQVDGEWQARALTVLEKRLTNSLVGLYSQGPRGGKVTPANRKERREFLIQEADRNGAEDGDLVVTTPKPQGRRQYGPNLGIIREVIGHISDPRSASLLAIHAHGIPVDFPEAALEQARNPKPAPAEREDLTQIPLITIDPHDARDHDDAVFAEQLDDGWRVIVAIADVAAFVTPDSPLDREALKRGNSTYFPDRVVPMLPFELSADACSLREGELRRCMAVEMIFDKAGTKRSHRFIRGMMKSAAKLSYEEAQAAIDGKPGGKAEEMLEPVLNPLWGAYAALAEARDRRSPLDLDLPERRILFTEDGEIDGIITKERLEAHRLIEEFMIQANVAAAESLEKQNSPLIYRVHDTPTDAKIAAFAEFLQTIDMKWNIGQRPQTEHFNRLLGDIDGSDYDQMVTQMVLRTQAQAIYSEENLGHFGLNLVRYAHFTSPIRRYADLIVHRALIASLGLGPDGLSKDMAARLEEMAQHISDTERRSMAAEREATDRYLAIFLADRVGSEFEGRITGVTGAGLFIALAGSGADGFVPISSISDDYWVLDEAAMQIYARGSGKTFGLGQIVRVKLKEVTPLQGGLLLEMLSEPMPAPKGRREARQRADAGHRSRRRPGPGKPTGKRAGKPKFNKKTLPKHKRKRRT from the coding sequence ATGAGTTTCCCAGATAAACAAACAGTCCTCGATTTCATTCGGGACAATCCGACCGCAACGACCAAGCAGGATATTGCCCGCGGCCTCCATGTGAAGGGCCGCGAACGCGCCGTGCTGCGCGAAATCCTCAAGGAGCTGGAGGCCGATGGCACGCTGGAGCGAACAGGCAAGCGCGCCTGGGCGCAGGCAGACCGTCCGCCGCCCACGGGCGTTGTTCAATTCACCCATACCGACGACAATGGCGACCTGATCGGCAAGGCTGTCGGCGACAATGGGCCATTCGGCCCCGACATCGTCTATACGGGCCTTTCCGGCAAGCCGAAGGGCAAGGCCACGGAGCCTGGCGAAGGCGACCGTGCCCTCTGCAAGATCAAGCAAGTGGACGGCGAATGGCAGGCCCGCGCGCTGACAGTCCTGGAAAAGCGTCTCACCAATTCACTGGTCGGACTTTATTCGCAAGGTCCGCGCGGCGGCAAGGTAACTCCCGCCAACCGCAAGGAACGCCGGGAATTCCTCATACAGGAAGCCGATCGCAACGGTGCGGAAGATGGCGACCTGGTCGTCACCACGCCAAAGCCGCAGGGCCGCAGGCAATACGGCCCCAATCTCGGCATCATCCGGGAGGTCATCGGCCATATCAGCGATCCGCGTTCGGCCAGCCTGCTGGCCATTCATGCGCACGGCATTCCGGTCGACTTTCCCGAAGCCGCTCTGGAGCAGGCCCGCAATCCGAAGCCTGCCCCCGCCGAACGCGAGGATCTGACCCAGATCCCGCTGATCACGATCGACCCGCACGACGCGCGCGACCATGATGATGCCGTCTTTGCCGAGCAGCTGGACGATGGCTGGCGCGTGATCGTCGCCATTGCCGACGTTGCCGCCTTTGTGACGCCGGACTCGCCGCTGGACCGTGAAGCGCTGAAGCGGGGCAATTCCACCTATTTCCCGGACCGGGTCGTGCCGATGTTGCCCTTTGAACTGTCGGCAGACGCATGCTCCCTGCGCGAGGGGGAATTGCGCCGCTGCATGGCTGTGGAAATGATCTTCGACAAGGCCGGGACAAAACGGTCTCACCGCTTCATTCGCGGCATGATGAAGTCGGCCGCCAAACTGTCGTACGAGGAAGCCCAGGCCGCCATTGACGGCAAGCCGGGCGGCAAGGCCGAAGAGATGCTGGAGCCGGTCCTGAACCCGCTCTGGGGGGCCTATGCGGCGCTGGCCGAGGCGCGCGACCGGCGCTCGCCCCTGGACCTCGACCTGCCCGAACGCCGTATCCTGTTCACCGAGGATGGCGAGATCGACGGCATCATCACAAAGGAACGACTCGAAGCGCACCGCCTGATCGAGGAATTCATGATCCAGGCCAATGTGGCCGCCGCCGAGTCGCTGGAAAAGCAGAACAGCCCCCTGATCTACCGCGTCCATGACACACCGACGGATGCCAAGATCGCGGCCTTTGCCGAATTCCTTCAGACCATCGACATGAAGTGGAACATCGGCCAGCGCCCGCAGACCGAACATTTCAACCGCCTGCTTGGTGACATTGATGGCAGCGACTACGACCAGATGGTCACCCAGATGGTGCTGCGTACGCAGGCGCAGGCGATCTATTCGGAAGAGAATCTCGGCCATTTCGGCCTGAACCTTGTCCGCTATGCCCATTTCACCTCGCCGATCCGCCGCTATGCAGACCTGATTGTTCACCGGGCGCTGATTGCCTCACTCGGCCTTGGTCCGGATGGCCTGTCCAAGGACATGGCTGCGCGTCTGGAAGAAATGGCGCAGCACATCTCGGACACCGAACGCCGTTCGATGGCCGCCGAACGGGAAGCGACAGACCGCTACCTCGCCATCTTCCTGGCCGATCGGGTGGGAAGCGAGTTCGAAGGCCGCATCACCGGCGTGACCGGTGCAGGACTGTTCATCGCGCTCGCCGGATCCGGCGCGGACGGTTTCGTACCGATTTCCTCCATCTCAGATGATTACTGGGTGCTGGATGAAGCGGCCATGCAGATCTATGCGCGCGGATCGGGCAAGACGTTCGGCCTCGGCCAGATCGTGCGCGTGAAACTGAAGGAAGTGACCCCGTTGCAGGGCGGCTTGTTGCTGGAAATGCTGTCAGAGCCCATGCCCGCGCCCAAGGGGCGCCGCGAAGCGCGCCAACGCGCAGATGCCGGTCACCGTTCCCGCCGTCGCCCCGGCCCGGGAAAACCGACCGGCAAACGCGCAGGCAAACCGAAATTCAACAAGAAGACGCTGCCGAAACACAAGCGCAAGCGCCGGACATAA
- a CDS encoding NUDIX hydrolase — protein sequence MTSNPHTRTLIGSAFDKEDDGDVIETRKRSPRPKDAATLILVRRDAARPRVLMGKRSARHAFMPDKYVFPGGRVDPQDGKAVSWCEFEPLQERLLRIQSRRKPRAFGLTAIRETFEETGLLVAREAEMPARYPSGWKRFHDLDAAPHLSPLTFIGRAITPPYRPKRFDARFFMADAEEALIDERPPVDGAELSDLQWVTLKDALDLDLPNVTRFMLGEIEERIEKPSLNRGPPFLRWTRSGHSTDRL from the coding sequence ATGACCTCGAACCCGCATACAAGGACGCTGATCGGCTCGGCGTTTGACAAGGAAGACGATGGCGATGTCATCGAGACACGCAAGCGCAGCCCACGCCCGAAAGATGCGGCGACCCTGATTCTGGTGCGCAGGGACGCGGCCCGGCCGCGCGTCCTGATGGGCAAGCGCTCTGCGCGCCATGCCTTCATGCCGGACAAATACGTCTTTCCCGGCGGGCGCGTCGATCCGCAGGACGGCAAGGCCGTATCCTGGTGCGAATTCGAACCGCTTCAGGAACGCCTGTTGCGCATCCAGAGCCGCCGCAAGCCGCGTGCCTTTGGCCTGACTGCAATTCGCGAGACGTTCGAGGAAACCGGTCTTCTGGTGGCCCGTGAGGCAGAGATGCCGGCGCGCTATCCCAGCGGATGGAAACGGTTCCATGATCTTGATGCAGCGCCCCATCTGTCACCGCTGACCTTTATCGGGCGGGCGATTACGCCGCCCTACAGGCCGAAGCGATTCGACGCCCGCTTCTTCATGGCTGACGCCGAAGAAGCCCTGATCGATGAGCGCCCTCCGGTCGATGGTGCAGAATTGTCAGACCTGCAATGGGTGACCCTGAAGGACGCGCTGGACCTCGACCTGCCGAACGTCACGCGCTTCATGCTGGGGGAAATCGAGGAGCGGATCGAAAAGCCGTCGCTCAATCGCGGCCCACCCTTCCTGCGCTGGACCCGCAGCGGCCACTCAACCGACCGCCTCTAG
- the rpmG gene encoding 50S ribosomal protein L33 → MAKPATIKIRLNSTADTGFFYVTKKNPRNMTEKMVKRKYDPIAKKHVEFKEGKIK, encoded by the coding sequence ATGGCCAAACCAGCCACCATCAAGATCCGCCTGAATTCGACGGCCGACACCGGTTTCTTCTACGTGACGAAGAAAAACCCGCGCAACATGACCGAGAAGATGGTCAAGCGTAAGTATGACCCGATCGCGAAGAAGCACGTCGAATTCAAGGAAGGCAAGATCAAGTAA
- a CDS encoding MFS transporter encodes MTDRFSAFRHSSYRRYFLSRFLTSLAAQIVSVAVAWQMYDETQNAALLGWIGLVQFLPALLLVVVTGVASDRLGRRNVMGVSVSVELLCAGVILALAATGAFDPLIVLATLTVFGIARAFYTPASSSLAVNLVPREDFANAVGWLASSWQTASILGPVAGGLLYGVAAGFAYGTAVTLFAIAALLIFSIPKPEQKIDREPTTLSVLLGGFKYVFNQKVVLGAISLDLFAVLLGGAVALLPIYARDILEIGEEGLGLLRAAPGIGAILMLGIITIFPIRDHAGLILFVSVALFGLATVVFGHSNLVWLSIMALIFVGAFDMVSVYIREILLQLWTPDQVRGRVNAVNSIFLGASNELGEARAGFMAAKWGAVFTVVAGGYAAIGVAAAWAVLFPGIRKTRNLHSGVPED; translated from the coding sequence ATGACTGACCGGTTCTCGGCATTTCGCCACTCTTCCTATCGCAGATACTTCCTGTCGCGCTTCCTGACGTCGCTGGCCGCGCAGATCGTGTCTGTTGCGGTTGCCTGGCAGATGTATGACGAGACCCAGAATGCGGCGCTGCTGGGCTGGATCGGTCTTGTGCAATTCCTGCCGGCATTGCTTCTGGTCGTCGTGACCGGGGTTGCATCGGACCGGCTCGGGCGCCGCAATGTGATGGGGGTATCGGTCAGTGTGGAGCTGCTCTGTGCGGGGGTCATTCTGGCGCTGGCTGCCACAGGCGCGTTCGACCCGCTGATTGTCCTGGCGACACTGACCGTGTTCGGGATTGCCCGTGCCTTCTACACACCGGCCTCGTCGAGCCTGGCGGTGAATCTGGTCCCGCGAGAGGATTTTGCCAATGCCGTTGGCTGGCTCGCCTCGTCCTGGCAAACGGCCTCCATCCTCGGGCCCGTGGCCGGCGGGCTGCTCTATGGCGTCGCGGCGGGGTTTGCCTATGGCACGGCTGTGACCTTGTTTGCGATTGCCGCGCTGTTGATTTTCTCGATCCCCAAGCCGGAGCAGAAGATTGACCGCGAGCCAACGACGCTGAGCGTGCTTCTGGGCGGATTCAAGTATGTCTTCAACCAGAAGGTCGTGCTCGGCGCGATTTCACTCGATCTGTTTGCCGTGCTGCTGGGTGGAGCCGTAGCGCTGTTGCCGATCTATGCGCGCGACATTCTGGAAATCGGGGAAGAAGGGCTCGGCCTGTTGCGGGCCGCGCCTGGAATCGGTGCGATCCTGATGTTGGGGATCATCACCATCTTCCCGATACGTGACCATGCCGGGCTGATTCTCTTCGTGTCGGTGGCCTTGTTCGGTCTGGCGACCGTTGTGTTCGGCCACTCCAACCTGGTCTGGTTGTCGATCATGGCCCTGATCTTTGTAGGCGCCTTCGACATGGTCTCGGTCTATATCCGCGAAATCCTGCTGCAGCTCTGGACCCCGGACCAGGTGCGCGGGCGGGTGAATGCGGTGAATTCGATATTCCTGGGCGCATCAAACGAACTCGGTGAGGCGCGGGCAGGGTTCATGGCGGCCAAATGGGGCGCAGTGTTCACCGTGGTTGCGGGCGGTTATGCGGCTATCGGCGTGGCGGCGGCCTGGGCGGTGCTGTTCCCGGGCATTCGCAAGACCCGGAACCTGCATTCGGGCGTGCCGGAAGACTAG